One Chitinophaga varians DNA window includes the following coding sequences:
- a CDS encoding cobyric acid synthase, whose amino-acid sequence MKQLRPVMFVGTASDVGKSVITAGFCRIFKQDGYYPAPFKAQNMSLNSYATPDGLEIGRAQAVQAEAAGVPCHTDMNPVLLKPTNDKTSQLVLHGKPAGNQTAWEYFMQDDKRQLFEEVKASFDRLSAQYNPVVMEGAGSISELNLRDRDITNMRIALHAGAAVYLIADIDRGGVFGSVYGTVALLPPEEKALLKGIIINKFRGDIRLFEDGRRQLEAITGVPVTGVLPYYHDIHIEEEDSVALSLKHKRQMQGRINVAVVLLRHMSNFTDFNVLEKDDRVNLFYTDNPAEITEADIVIIPGSKNTLADLVAIKNNGTARAITEAYKRNKVVIGICGGYQMMGISIADPYGVEGEPGSMPGLGILPVSTVLAREKVTRQRRFTYRQQTAICEGYEIHMGVTESEKPSPLATLDNGEPDGYFLNDKCWGTYLHGILDNTTVLNDLLLACGHQVGPGQSFDYKAFRSAQYDKLAAHIRQHLDMDAVYKAIRL is encoded by the coding sequence ATGAAACAACTCCGGCCGGTGATGTTCGTCGGCACCGCTTCTGATGTGGGTAAAAGCGTGATTACGGCGGGGTTCTGCCGTATATTTAAACAGGACGGCTACTATCCGGCACCTTTTAAGGCGCAGAATATGTCGCTCAACAGCTACGCTACGCCCGATGGCCTGGAGATAGGCCGGGCGCAGGCGGTGCAGGCGGAAGCGGCCGGGGTGCCCTGTCATACCGATATGAACCCGGTACTGCTGAAACCTACCAACGATAAAACATCTCAACTGGTACTGCATGGCAAACCGGCCGGTAACCAAACGGCATGGGAATATTTTATGCAGGACGACAAACGGCAACTGTTTGAAGAAGTGAAGGCTTCCTTCGACCGCCTGTCGGCACAATATAATCCGGTAGTGATGGAAGGGGCAGGCAGTATATCTGAACTGAACCTGCGTGACCGTGATATTACCAATATGCGTATCGCTCTGCATGCGGGAGCAGCGGTGTACCTCATTGCGGACATCGACAGGGGCGGTGTTTTTGGCAGCGTGTATGGCACTGTCGCGCTGCTGCCACCGGAAGAAAAAGCGCTGCTCAAAGGTATTATCATCAACAAATTCCGCGGTGATATCCGTCTCTTTGAAGATGGCCGAAGGCAACTGGAAGCGATCACCGGTGTTCCGGTAACGGGCGTATTGCCGTATTATCACGATATTCATATAGAAGAAGAGGACTCGGTGGCGCTGTCGCTCAAACATAAGCGGCAGATGCAGGGACGGATCAATGTCGCGGTGGTACTGCTTCGCCATATGTCAAATTTTACTGATTTTAATGTGCTGGAGAAAGATGACCGTGTGAACCTGTTTTATACCGATAACCCGGCAGAGATCACGGAGGCCGATATTGTCATCATCCCCGGCAGTAAGAACACCCTGGCCGATCTGGTGGCGATAAAAAATAACGGCACTGCCAGGGCTATCACGGAAGCGTATAAACGGAATAAAGTGGTGATCGGTATCTGCGGCGGGTATCAGATGATGGGCATTTCCATTGCTGACCCGTACGGAGTGGAAGGAGAGCCGGGCAGCATGCCGGGGCTGGGCATCCTGCCGGTATCTACGGTCCTTGCCCGTGAAAAGGTGACCCGGCAGCGCCGTTTCACCTACCGTCAGCAAACAGCCATCTGTGAAGGATATGAAATACACATGGGTGTCACAGAAAGCGAAAAACCATCACCCCTGGCTACCCTGGATAATGGGGAGCCTGACGGGTACTTCCTGAATGATAAGTGCTGGGGCACTTACCTCCACGGTATACTGGACAATACCACGGTGCTTAACGACCTGCTGTTGGCCTGCGGCCATCAGGTCGGCCCCGGGCAAAGCTTCGACTACAAGGCCTTCCGGTCTGCTCAATATGATAAACTGGCTGCTCATATCCGGCAACACCTGGACATGGACGCGGTCTATAAAGCCATTCGCTTATGA
- a CDS encoding pyridoxal phosphate-dependent aminotransferase produces MILGHGDDAYLFDRPIVADFSSNVYYGGMKEKLVQHITGHIRGVDHYPDAAAGRLQQQIEQRTEIAPGMVMVTNGGTEAIYLVAQAFSGSSTTVVVPTFAEYADACKLYGHEVSYFFWEKLAPDTRFITDLVFICNPNNPTAQAMNEDGLLQLIQFNSRCVFVIDEAYIQFTRNADSLLPYLHRLPNVLVVRSLTKSCCIPGLRLGYLAGQKTLLDKVRAYRMPWSVNSLALEAGYYIMDHPAEFEVPVDSLLADTYQLWEGVRKMPEFNVYPTHTHYFLFETLTGTAAELKRWLVNAYGILIRDASNFYGLEQGHCRIACRNKEDNTLLLTALRKWTLS; encoded by the coding sequence ATGATACTAGGACACGGAGACGACGCTTACCTGTTTGACCGCCCCATTGTGGCTGATTTCAGCTCCAATGTATATTATGGCGGCATGAAGGAAAAACTGGTACAACACATCACCGGCCACATTCGCGGGGTGGACCATTACCCCGATGCGGCTGCCGGCAGGCTGCAACAGCAAATTGAACAGCGTACGGAAATAGCGCCAGGCATGGTGATGGTCACCAACGGTGGTACGGAAGCTATCTACCTGGTGGCACAGGCCTTCAGCGGCTCGTCCACCACAGTGGTAGTGCCCACGTTTGCGGAATATGCAGATGCCTGTAAGTTGTACGGGCATGAGGTGAGTTATTTTTTCTGGGAGAAGCTGGCGCCGGACACCCGGTTTATCACTGACCTGGTGTTTATCTGTAACCCCAACAATCCCACCGCCCAGGCGATGAACGAAGACGGGCTGTTACAACTGATACAGTTCAACAGCCGTTGTGTTTTTGTCATTGATGAAGCCTATATACAATTCACCCGTAATGCTGACAGCCTGTTGCCATACCTGCACCGGCTGCCTAACGTGCTCGTGGTGCGCTCGCTGACGAAGTCCTGCTGTATCCCCGGCCTGCGGCTGGGTTATCTGGCTGGTCAGAAAACGCTGCTGGACAAGGTACGGGCCTACCGCATGCCGTGGTCGGTCAACAGCCTTGCGCTGGAAGCGGGATATTATATCATGGACCATCCGGCGGAATTTGAAGTGCCGGTAGATTCCCTGCTGGCGGATACTTACCAGCTGTGGGAGGGCGTGCGGAAAATGCCGGAATTCAATGTATATCCTACCCATACCCATTATTTCCTGTTTGAAACACTGACAGGCACGGCGGCTGAACTGAAGCGCTGGCTGGTGAATGCCTATGGCATCCTTATCCGTGATGCGTCCAATTTCTACGGACTGGAGCAGGGGCACTGCCGCATTGCCTGCCGAAATAAAGAGGATAATACGTTATTACTAACCGCCCTGCGTAAATGGACCCTTTCGTAA
- the cbiB gene encoding adenosylcobinamide-phosphate synthase CbiB — MDPFVKFVLPLLLGYGLDLLLGDPRSWPHPVKYYGHLISFFSRRLNRGKGRLWKGGLMTAGLCVFVFLFFYYIQYSLGRWPWAQVLFASVMVFFALANKSLLREGREVFDILQQEGLEAGRKRLSWIVGRDTAALSPNQIRTAVMESMSENLSDGVIAPLFYYALLGVPGIMLYKMINTLDSMIGYKNEEYLYFGRVAARLDDVANFIPARLTALLMVIVTGSGRAAQYVLRFGRAHASPNAGYPEAALAGILHCRFGGPNTYHGRVVVKPYIGEQARDIEHTEFRKVLYVNHAVTLVTVLGICLWGYLTI, encoded by the coding sequence ATGGACCCTTTCGTAAAATTCGTGTTGCCGTTGCTGTTAGGTTACGGGCTGGACCTCCTGCTGGGAGACCCTCGCAGCTGGCCACATCCGGTGAAATATTACGGTCATCTGATCAGTTTTTTCTCCCGGCGGCTTAACCGTGGGAAGGGACGGCTGTGGAAAGGGGGACTGATGACCGCAGGGTTATGCGTGTTTGTCTTTTTGTTTTTCTATTATATACAATATAGCCTCGGGCGCTGGCCATGGGCGCAGGTATTGTTTGCATCGGTCATGGTGTTTTTTGCCCTGGCCAATAAAAGCCTGCTGCGGGAAGGCCGGGAAGTGTTTGATATCTTGCAGCAGGAGGGGCTGGAAGCCGGACGCAAAAGGCTTTCCTGGATCGTGGGACGTGATACGGCTGCCTTGTCCCCCAATCAGATACGGACCGCCGTAATGGAGTCGATGTCTGAAAACCTCAGCGACGGCGTCATTGCGCCGCTTTTTTATTATGCGTTGCTGGGTGTGCCGGGGATCATGTTGTATAAGATGATCAACACGCTCGATTCCATGATTGGTTATAAAAATGAGGAGTACCTGTATTTCGGCAGGGTGGCGGCACGGCTGGACGATGTGGCCAATTTCATTCCTGCCCGGCTCACTGCCTTACTGATGGTAATAGTAACGGGCAGTGGCCGGGCGGCACAGTATGTGTTGCGTTTTGGCCGGGCGCATGCCAGTCCCAATGCCGGTTATCCGGAAGCGGCGCTGGCGGGTATCCTGCATTGCCGCTTCGGCGGTCCTAATACCTATCACGGGCGCGTGGTGGTGAAACCGTATATCGGTGAGCAGGCCCGTGATATTGAGCATACGGAATTCCGTAAGGTGTTGTATGTAAACCATGCCGTTACGCTGGTAACGGTGCTGGGTATTTGTTTATGGGGTTATTTAACTATTTGA
- a CDS encoding SDR family oxidoreductase produces MDQPFQKISILSCGWLGKPLAIALQQRGYAVKGARTSAEGVKELQEAGIDGHIVVLRDGLPQAPETFWDADVLVINVPPRNRERGVQAHIEEIKGLREKLEATGIKKVLFVSSTSVYADVDGIVTETDMGMPEAPNGAALREVEQLLLQSPAFRTTVLRFGGLIGYDRVPTAAVLQSQRRNNDAPMNVIHRDDCVAIICQLIEKEIWGEIFNACAGGHPTRYQYYSVAAKAFGLELPEKQPSGQQSAKIVSSEKLKQWLGYKFIYDDPLTIFDTPAAGER; encoded by the coding sequence ATGGACCAACCTTTTCAGAAAATAAGCATTTTAAGCTGCGGCTGGCTGGGCAAGCCCTTGGCAATAGCGTTGCAACAAAGGGGCTACGCCGTAAAAGGCGCCCGTACATCCGCCGAAGGCGTAAAAGAACTACAGGAAGCGGGTATCGACGGGCACATCGTAGTGTTACGCGACGGTCTGCCGCAGGCGCCTGAAACATTCTGGGATGCAGATGTGCTGGTGATCAATGTGCCGCCCCGCAACCGGGAGAGAGGCGTACAGGCGCATATCGAAGAAATCAAAGGGCTGCGCGAAAAGCTGGAAGCCACAGGCATCAAAAAGGTGCTGTTCGTGAGTTCCACCTCCGTATATGCCGATGTTGACGGCATCGTAACGGAAACGGATATGGGGATGCCGGAAGCGCCCAATGGTGCTGCTTTACGGGAGGTGGAACAACTGCTGTTGCAATCCCCTGCCTTTCGTACCACCGTGCTTCGTTTCGGAGGACTGATCGGTTATGACCGGGTACCTACTGCGGCTGTATTACAATCTCAGCGCCGGAACAACGATGCGCCGATGAACGTCATACACCGTGATGACTGTGTTGCCATTATCTGTCAACTGATTGAAAAAGAGATCTGGGGTGAAATTTTTAATGCCTGTGCCGGTGGGCATCCAACGCGGTATCAGTATTACAGCGTGGCTGCAAAGGCTTTTGGGCTGGAACTGCCGGAGAAACAGCCATCTGGTCAGCAGTCTGCTAAAATAGTGAGCTCGGAGAAGTTAAAACAGTGGCTCGGCTATAAATTTATCTACGATGATCCGTTAACGATATTTGATACTCCCGCTGCCGGAGAGCGATGA
- a CDS encoding uracil-DNA glycosylase family protein, protein MTFADQIIDFNKNLVFNGHLPAGIRIMNPFRENPEINGIMEQFYKKFYNDHSQRRMILGINPGRLGSGATGVPFTDTKRMAEKCGITIKGFKSHEPSSVFVYDVIDAYGGVKKFYHKFYIGSICPLGFTQQQAGGKEINYNYYDSPALTKAVTPFIIESLRKQLTWDIDTSVCYVMGTGKNAAFLEALNKKEQFFQQVVPLEHPRFVMQYKSKTKDVYVDKYITALSGD, encoded by the coding sequence ATGACATTCGCAGACCAGATCATCGACTTTAATAAAAATCTTGTGTTCAACGGTCACCTGCCCGCCGGTATCCGTATCATGAACCCGTTCCGTGAAAATCCGGAAATCAACGGTATCATGGAACAGTTCTATAAAAAGTTCTACAACGACCACTCGCAGCGCCGTATGATACTGGGCATTAACCCAGGCCGCCTTGGTTCGGGCGCTACCGGCGTGCCTTTCACGGACACCAAACGCATGGCGGAAAAATGCGGCATCACCATCAAAGGGTTTAAATCGCATGAACCCTCGTCCGTGTTTGTATACGATGTGATTGATGCCTACGGCGGCGTAAAAAAATTCTACCACAAATTCTATATCGGCTCTATATGCCCGCTCGGCTTTACGCAACAACAAGCCGGCGGAAAGGAGATCAACTACAACTACTACGACAGTCCCGCCCTCACCAAAGCAGTCACCCCCTTCATCATAGAAAGTCTGCGCAAACAGCTCACCTGGGACATAGATACCAGCGTGTGTTACGTGATGGGCACCGGTAAAAACGCAGCTTTCCTTGAAGCACTGAACAAAAAAGAACAGTTCTTCCAACAGGTCGTCCCGCTGGAGCATCCCAGATTTGTAATGCAATATAAAAGCAAGACAAAAGACGTGTATGTAGATAAGTATATCACAGCGCTAAGCGGTGACTGA
- a CDS encoding ATP-binding protein, translating into MVVILVTFFMIIFLRKRAADQLSAGVRDLVATKTDAGHIDQAVQLLYAADNDFRFYTLTYDPAYLHSYVASLESVSAHIDTAIGAASKQKQVQELLADKEAKTQLFLHTRLYVDSLLQLSQQWDTAATPLVIQELQKIKLPQREQIDTIITSSSATVKPKKKLFGRIKDAISNKAAVQTKQEVKVIKRDAGADSQTSVISTADLKKMQQSYQQFMRQAAQSHANLNRKEYALVMANQRLFNALQQVLANLRKNMVAETDKKRWVLSQNIGNSLYTMDKHTYWEIPLLLLLTGIIIYGIIRLYKYDLALLRSKQQAEKYARQKSEFVSTMSHEIRTPIHSLLGYTSQLEREQPGETTSAIRNSAEMLLSVVNNVLDYTQMEGGKPSLKQEKFSPRTAIEEVCTSLQVQANIKSLRLQPCIYFPTTQQVYGDVFRLKQVLINLVANAIKYTSKGEITVTAWLRDGELLQVSVKDTGSGIPEDVLPNLFDAFTQGPNGVSKGSGLGLYIAKKIIDLHDGKIEVKSTPRKGTTFNFEIRYPAAVQTPGTIKITMPVNNSTESPDTTPAAPSHIRLLVVEDSVLNQKLLALLLDRLGIAHVITGSAEEALTIYVRESFDMILTDIDLPGMDGIALTQQIRQLPDKKKAGVTIIAITGNILDDDVASYMNSGLNDYIMKPYREEDILEKISAHGLLV; encoded by the coding sequence ATGGTAGTCATCCTGGTTACCTTCTTTATGATCATCTTTTTGCGTAAGCGGGCAGCAGACCAGCTGAGTGCGGGCGTGCGGGACCTGGTGGCCACCAAAACAGATGCAGGGCATATTGACCAGGCCGTGCAATTGTTATACGCAGCAGACAACGATTTTCGTTTTTATACCCTCACCTACGACCCGGCTTATCTCCACTCCTATGTGGCTTCGCTGGAATCCGTGAGCGCCCATATTGACACTGCCATCGGCGCCGCCTCCAAACAGAAACAGGTACAGGAGCTGCTGGCCGACAAAGAGGCCAAGACCCAGCTGTTCCTGCATACCCGCCTGTATGTGGACTCCCTGTTGCAACTATCGCAGCAATGGGACACCGCTGCAACGCCGCTGGTGATACAGGAGCTGCAAAAGATAAAGCTGCCTCAGCGGGAACAGATCGATACCATCATCACTTCCTCTTCTGCCACCGTCAAGCCTAAAAAGAAATTATTCGGCCGTATCAAGGACGCTATTTCCAACAAAGCCGCGGTGCAAACAAAACAGGAAGTAAAAGTCATTAAACGGGACGCCGGCGCTGACAGCCAGACCAGTGTTATCTCCACCGCAGACCTGAAGAAGATGCAGCAAAGCTATCAGCAGTTCATGCGGCAGGCGGCACAAAGCCACGCCAACCTTAACCGTAAGGAATATGCGCTGGTGATGGCCAACCAACGGTTGTTTAACGCCCTGCAGCAGGTGCTGGCCAATCTGCGCAAAAACATGGTGGCGGAAACAGATAAAAAACGCTGGGTGCTCAGTCAGAACATCGGCAATTCCCTCTATACGATGGACAAACACACGTATTGGGAAATTCCCTTGTTGCTGTTACTGACCGGCATCATCATCTATGGTATCATCCGGCTTTATAAATATGACCTGGCCCTGTTGCGTTCCAAACAGCAGGCAGAGAAATACGCGCGGCAGAAAAGTGAGTTTGTCTCCACCATGAGCCACGAGATTCGGACGCCCATCCACTCTTTGCTGGGGTATACCAGCCAGCTGGAACGGGAACAACCGGGAGAAACAACTTCCGCTATCCGTAATTCGGCAGAGATGCTGTTGTCTGTAGTCAACAACGTACTCGATTATACGCAGATGGAAGGCGGCAAACCCTCTTTAAAACAGGAGAAATTCTCCCCCCGCACCGCCATCGAGGAAGTCTGCACCAGCCTGCAGGTACAGGCCAATATCAAATCGCTCCGCCTGCAGCCCTGCATTTATTTCCCTACCACGCAGCAGGTATATGGTGATGTGTTCCGGCTGAAACAAGTGCTGATCAACCTGGTCGCCAACGCCATCAAATACACCAGCAAGGGAGAAATCACCGTGACCGCCTGGCTGCGCGATGGCGAACTGTTGCAGGTGTCCGTTAAAGACACCGGCTCCGGCATCCCGGAAGATGTGCTGCCGAACCTGTTTGACGCTTTCACACAGGGACCTAACGGCGTTTCCAAAGGTAGCGGACTTGGATTGTACATCGCTAAAAAAATTATCGACCTGCATGATGGGAAAATAGAAGTAAAAAGTACACCCAGAAAAGGCACTACGTTCAATTTCGAAATAAGGTATCCTGCTGCCGTTCAAACACCTGGTACCATCAAAATTACCATGCCCGTGAACAACTCTACCGAATCCCCCGACACCACCCCTGCCGCTCCTTCGCACATCCGGCTGCTGGTAGTGGAAGACAGTGTGCTGAATCAAAAATTGCTGGCCCTCCTGCTGGACAGGCTTGGCATCGCACACGTGATCACCGGCTCCGCCGAAGAGGCGCTGACCATCTACGTCCGCGAATCATTTGATATGATCCTGACAGACATTGATTTGCCTGGCATGGACGGCATCGCGCTCACACAGCAGATCCGGCAGTTGCCCGACAAGAAAAAAGCCGGCGTTACCATCATCGCCATTACCGGTAACATACTGGACGACGATGTGGCCAGCTATATGAACAGCGGTCTGAATGACTACATCATGAAGCCGTACCGTGAAGAAGACATCCTCGAGAAAATCAGCGCGCACGGCCTGCTGGTATAA
- a CDS encoding YdcF family protein, which translates to MNYYAWIIVPLCSSILATSAQTPAPDPGYRQLQEKNIIVNRNFYLFTLLEHLPEVNRLVLKDTSFVRWNNIYRDKLQSAHRPTDIQLDDATIARFNTCFARMLQQHPREMGTLLQHMRRSGFFQLYATAPDSTLLTKSWQDAAHGVNYILNAYTTNKGFRYPKIDSASFYVESPAYKQALTKLMTSVARSTSTNSLFFQSPLAVAVGLLVLNKHDECARYMPLEETNKDAYTKVKKADWNKYAYSALLIPGAGPGDKASISDAGKNRCRIGAEMYHSGKAPFIIVSGGHVHPFGTPYAEAVEMKKYMVSELKVPADAIIVEPHARHTTTNIRNAVRIAWKSGIPLEKRMLCVSDALQLYYVASPVFGKRCEEELNYQPATDMQQADLNFLSFIPDLKSLQANSLDPLDP; encoded by the coding sequence ATGAATTATTACGCATGGATAATAGTCCCTTTATGCAGCAGCATACTGGCCACCTCCGCTCAAACTCCCGCACCAGACCCTGGTTACAGGCAACTACAGGAAAAAAACATAATCGTAAACAGGAACTTTTACCTCTTTACCTTACTCGAACACCTGCCGGAAGTCAACAGGCTGGTGCTGAAAGACACCAGCTTTGTACGGTGGAACAATATCTATCGCGATAAGCTGCAGTCAGCACATCGTCCCACAGACATACAACTTGACGATGCCACTATCGCCCGTTTTAATACCTGCTTCGCCAGGATGCTGCAACAGCATCCGCGGGAAATGGGCACACTCCTGCAACATATGCGCCGTTCAGGTTTTTTTCAGCTATATGCCACTGCCCCCGACAGCACGTTGCTCACAAAATCCTGGCAGGACGCCGCCCATGGAGTGAACTATATCCTCAACGCCTATACGACCAATAAGGGTTTCCGCTACCCTAAAATCGACTCGGCTTCTTTTTATGTGGAAAGCCCTGCCTATAAACAGGCGCTGACAAAATTAATGACGTCCGTTGCCCGCAGTACCTCCACCAACAGCCTGTTTTTCCAGTCGCCGCTGGCAGTGGCGGTGGGACTGCTGGTATTGAACAAACATGATGAATGCGCCCGGTACATGCCATTGGAGGAGACTAACAAAGACGCCTACACGAAAGTGAAGAAGGCCGACTGGAACAAATATGCTTACTCCGCATTGCTTATTCCAGGCGCCGGCCCGGGTGACAAAGCGTCCATCAGTGATGCCGGCAAAAACCGCTGCCGCATTGGGGCAGAGATGTACCATAGCGGGAAAGCTCCCTTTATCATCGTTTCCGGCGGCCACGTGCATCCGTTTGGAACACCTTACGCAGAAGCGGTGGAGATGAAAAAATATATGGTCAGCGAACTGAAAGTACCGGCCGATGCGATTATTGTGGAGCCTCATGCACGGCATACCACTACCAATATCCGCAATGCTGTCCGCATTGCCTGGAAAAGCGGCATACCCCTGGAAAAGCGGATGCTGTGCGTATCTGACGCCTTGCAACTGTATTACGTGGCCAGCCCGGTTTTCGGCAAACGCTGCGAGGAAGAACTGAACTATCAGCCGGCGACGGACATGCAGCAGGCCGACCTGAATTTCCTCTCTTTTATACCCGACCTGAAGTCGCTGCAGGCCAACTCACTCGACCCGCTCGATCCCTGA
- a CDS encoding NAD-dependent epimerase/dehydratase family protein — MYTILGAGGVIANELAKELVKNGKQVRLVSRSPQAIAGITDLVAADITDAAQTRRAVAGATVVFLTAGLKYDHKLWAVAWPRIMSNVIEACKAEGAKLIFFDNVYSYGLVNGPMTENTPYKPVSKKGKIRAAIATQLMEEVKAGNITATIARAADFYGPGADKTGFLNLLIIDKFKKNSSAMWLGKDNVTHSYTFTPDAGKGLYLLSQDDSSWNQVWHLPTANPAPDGKGYMEMIARQMGVKPKYMKLNRFLIAVSGLFDSTIRELGEMLYQSNYPYIFDSSKFEKHFQVKPTSYEEGVKLTLQYE; from the coding sequence ATGTACACTATCCTCGGCGCCGGTGGCGTAATCGCCAATGAACTGGCCAAAGAACTGGTAAAAAACGGAAAGCAGGTACGCCTCGTAAGCCGCTCTCCTCAGGCTATTGCCGGCATCACCGACCTGGTGGCCGCAGACATCACTGACGCCGCGCAAACCCGCCGCGCGGTAGCCGGCGCTACTGTCGTGTTCCTCACGGCCGGATTGAAATATGACCATAAACTATGGGCCGTTGCATGGCCCCGCATCATGAGCAACGTCATCGAAGCCTGTAAAGCGGAAGGCGCTAAACTGATCTTCTTCGATAACGTATATTCTTATGGGTTAGTAAACGGTCCGATGACAGAAAACACCCCCTACAAGCCTGTCAGCAAAAAAGGAAAAATCCGGGCCGCTATTGCCACGCAACTGATGGAGGAAGTCAAAGCCGGTAACATTACGGCCACTATCGCCAGGGCAGCGGATTTCTACGGCCCCGGCGCAGACAAGACCGGCTTCCTTAACCTGCTGATCATCGACAAATTCAAAAAGAATAGTTCCGCCATGTGGCTGGGCAAAGACAACGTCACCCATAGCTACACCTTCACCCCCGACGCCGGCAAAGGACTTTACCTGCTTTCCCAGGACGATTCCTCCTGGAACCAGGTATGGCATCTGCCTACTGCCAATCCGGCCCCGGACGGCAAAGGATATATGGAGATGATCGCGCGCCAGATGGGCGTTAAGCCAAAGTATATGAAGCTGAACCGCTTCCTCATAGCTGTTTCCGGCCTTTTCGATTCCACCATCCGCGAACTGGGAGAGATGTTGTACCAAAGCAACTATCCCTATATTTTCGATTCATCCAAATTTGAAAAACACTTTCAGGTAAAACCTACTTCCTATGAAGAAGGTGTTAAACTTACCCTGCAATATGAATAG
- a CDS encoding trans-sulfuration enzyme family protein, which produces MSTITSLIHSIPVDPQTGAIAVPIYQTSTFVQEAPGVNKGYDYARSNNPTRETAEKIIAGLEGGAAASAFASGLAAIDAVIKLLKAGDEIVAVDDIYGGAFRLFHKVYEKFGIKVHYVDTADTQAVFQAITPATRLIWLETPTNPTLKISDIAAISRIAKASNCLLCVDNTFASPVLQQPLALGADLVIHSATKYLGGHSDLIAGVVVSKTPQLGEEIKFYQNACGAILSPFDSFLLIRGIETLHLRIRQHVASAQVVAEYLEQHPAVDKVFYPGLPSHPGHALAKQQSKGFGGIISFSLKDDREEAATAFVTSTHYFKLAESLGGIKSLVSHPATMTHKSIPAEKRKAAGVSDSLIRLSIGLEEATDLLADLEQAFKHLPQPALAETGLPA; this is translated from the coding sequence ATGAGCACTATCACATCACTGATCCATTCTATTCCCGTAGATCCGCAAACAGGCGCAATCGCTGTTCCCATCTACCAGACATCCACCTTCGTACAGGAAGCTCCCGGTGTAAACAAAGGTTATGACTATGCCCGGTCCAACAACCCCACCCGCGAAACAGCAGAAAAAATCATCGCCGGACTTGAAGGCGGCGCAGCCGCTTCCGCCTTTGCCAGCGGTCTGGCAGCCATAGACGCGGTCATCAAACTGCTGAAGGCCGGAGATGAAATTGTGGCGGTAGATGATATCTATGGCGGCGCTTTCCGCCTCTTTCATAAAGTGTATGAAAAATTCGGTATCAAAGTGCATTATGTGGACACGGCCGACACACAGGCGGTATTCCAGGCCATTACACCGGCCACACGCCTAATATGGCTGGAAACACCCACCAATCCTACGTTGAAGATTTCTGATATTGCGGCCATCAGCCGTATCGCCAAGGCAAGTAACTGTCTCCTTTGTGTGGACAATACGTTTGCGTCACCGGTGCTGCAGCAGCCACTGGCCCTTGGTGCCGACCTGGTCATTCACAGCGCCACCAAATACCTGGGTGGCCACAGTGACCTGATCGCCGGTGTGGTAGTGTCTAAAACGCCGCAGCTGGGAGAGGAGATCAAATTTTATCAGAACGCCTGTGGCGCTATCCTGTCACCGTTCGACAGCTTCCTGCTCATACGCGGCATTGAAACACTGCACCTGCGCATCCGCCAGCATGTCGCCTCTGCACAGGTCGTCGCCGAATACCTTGAACAACATCCGGCGGTAGATAAAGTGTTTTATCCGGGGCTGCCTTCCCATCCCGGCCATGCGTTGGCAAAACAACAGAGCAAGGGCTTTGGCGGCATCATCTCTTTCTCATTGAAAGATGACCGCGAAGAAGCAGCCACCGCTTTTGTGACATCCACCCACTATTTTAAACTCGCTGAAAGTCTCGGCGGTATTAAAAGCCTGGTGAGCCATCCCGCTACCATGACCCATAAATCCATACCGGCCGAAAAAAGAAAGGCTGCCGGTGTGAGCGACAGCCTGATACGTTTGTCTATAGGCCTGGAAGAAGCGACCGACCTGCTCGCCGACCTGGAGCAGGCCTTTAAACACTTACCGCAGCCCGCTTTGGCAGAAACCGGGTTACCAGCATAG